Proteins encoded together in one Flavobacteriales bacterium window:
- a CDS encoding general stress protein CsbD, protein MDDLNPTQGKNSLFIPPNRWGHKKIKLKNRFKQLNDADLDFSPGEEHELSVRLQQRLGMQADELHSLIDSL, encoded by the coding sequence ATGGACGACCTCAATCCGACGCAAGGGAAAAACTCGCTCTTCATCCCTCCGAATCGCTGGGGCCATAAGAAGATCAAGCTGAAGAACCGGTTCAAGCAGCTGAATGACGCGGACCTTGATTTCAGCCCGGGCGAAGAGCACGAGCTCAGCGTGCGCCTGCAACAGCGCCTGGGCATGCAGGCCGACGAACTCCACTCCTTGATCGATTCCCTATGA
- a CDS encoding cold-shock protein, with product MSSGTVKFFNTEKGFGFITPDEGGKDVFVHKTGTRAQLYEGDKVTFEVEQSPKGANAVNVEKA from the coding sequence ATGTCAAGTGGTACAGTGAAGTTCTTCAACACGGAGAAAGGCTTTGGTTTCATAACCCCCGATGAGGGCGGCAAGGACGTGTTCGTCCACAAGACCGGCACCCGTGCGCAACTCTACGAAGGAGACAAGGTCACCTTTGAAGTGGAGCAGAGCCCGAAAGGTGCGAATGCAGTGAACGTAGAGAAGGCCTAA
- a CDS encoding phospholipase yields MRHLNSILFVLLTISIHAQTDTITVGALERTYTLRLPSNYDGSTALPLVIAMHGGFGSGTQLENQSQLSVKAEQEGFIVVYPDGAPSPINIRTWNAGGCCGYAMNQGIDDVGFIDALLDTLIDAYSIDTLRIHATGMSNGGFMSYRLACELSERIAAIAPVSASMTIAACEPVRPVPVIGIHSYLDTSVPYLGGIGDGVSNHYNSPQDSVQTAFALHADCAVLNDTIQHDAQLTVVRWHDCDCQQEMLLYMTQDGGHSWPGGNGTGIGDPPSQTVSANDLMWDFFQQHSLDCLSTPVVTAPAPASGITIGPQPTDGFVRINGDALIGVAVHDPAGRAVERLHVSPAPSITIDLSGMPAGTYTLLITDARQEVAIRKLILLR; encoded by the coding sequence ATGCGCCACCTCAACTCCATCCTCTTCGTCCTGCTCACCATCTCCATTCACGCCCAGACGGACACGATCACCGTGGGCGCGCTGGAACGGACCTACACCTTGCGCCTGCCTTCAAACTACGATGGCAGCACGGCGCTCCCGTTGGTCATCGCCATGCACGGCGGATTCGGAAGCGGCACGCAACTCGAGAACCAATCCCAGCTCAGCGTGAAGGCCGAGCAGGAAGGCTTCATCGTGGTCTACCCCGACGGCGCCCCCAGCCCGATCAACATCCGCACTTGGAACGCCGGCGGCTGCTGCGGCTACGCCATGAACCAGGGCATCGACGATGTCGGCTTCATCGACGCGCTGCTCGACACGCTCATCGACGCATACAGCATCGACACGCTGCGCATCCATGCCACCGGCATGAGCAACGGCGGCTTCATGAGCTACCGGTTGGCCTGCGAGCTCAGCGAGCGCATCGCCGCCATCGCTCCCGTGAGCGCCAGCATGACCATCGCGGCGTGCGAGCCCGTGCGACCGGTGCCCGTGATCGGCATCCACTCCTACCTCGATACCAGCGTGCCTTACCTCGGCGGCATCGGCGATGGCGTGAGCAACCATTACAACTCGCCCCAGGACAGCGTGCAGACCGCCTTTGCCCTGCATGCCGATTGCGCGGTGCTCAACGACACCATCCAGCACGATGCGCAACTGACCGTGGTCCGTTGGCACGATTGCGATTGCCAGCAGGAGATGCTGCTCTACATGACCCAGGACGGCGGCCACAGCTGGCCCGGCGGCAACGGCACGGGCATCGGCGACCCGCCGTCACAGACCGTGAGCGCGAACGACCTCATGTGGGACTTCTTCCAGCAGCACTCGCTCGATTGCCTGAGCACGCCGGTCGTCACCGCCCCAGCGCCGGCATCAGGCATCACGATCGGTCCGCAGCCGACCGATGGCTTCGTGCGCATCAACGGAGATGCGCTCATCGGTGTGGCGGTTCACGATCCGGCCGGAAGAGCGGTGGAACGATTGCATGTGTCGCCAGCACCCTCCATCACCATCGATTTGAGCGGCATGCCCGCCGGAACCTATACGCTCTTGATCACCGATGCGCGTCAGGAAGTGGCGATCCGGAAGCTCATCCTGCTCCGCTGA
- a CDS encoding ABC transporter permease: MLKNLLLTGFRNLWKQKLYTLINLLGLATGIACFVLIGLYVQYQRSFDRFVPHTERVYRVVGEIEMEGQGEHSSSMVFGLGPTLLGDHPELIERQCRWFDFQDPQHTLKVGDSLSTDKMFTESGLYLVDSTVFDMFNYPLIKGDPNTALTKPGSIVLSQELAKKYFGDADPMGQLMKWDNAMDVQVTGILGEIPRNSHIQFEGLVSFYTITQFWRNIEKNNWVWNPCWTYVRLKEGITKAEVDRVFPDFIQKYYPDFLKNQIGHELQPLADIHLTSKLDFEMHQNGDKGSVNILWAIGFFIIVLAGVNFMNLATARSAYRAREVGVRKAAGAARGQLITQFLLESVLMSLIAALLALLLIKLLMPAFNSLAGETIPLPSMLVPGVLGIAVLLGLLSGIYPAFFLSNFQPAVVLKGNSGGTSRGQALRKALVVVQFAIALVLIIGTVFVKRQHDHLRSVDLGFNKEQVILIPVRAPMSDVYLAVFPELKKISGVKAVSWANDIIGKKHNTHEFNWGTMEQGKWTYLPCLYVNPEFQQAMDIELLAGRWFSREFPGDDSLSVIVNETFAKQLHPDDPTKSIGDRMDTPHGEERIIAVTKDFAFDPLFKAVQPFVFDMTTDIGQWLRYIYIRTEGGDPTPVIEAARKEWNSRTTNFPFEYQFLDDQLNMQYEAQGRLASLVGIFSLLAVFIACLGLFALASWTAEKRTREIGIRKVMGADTLRITWVVTRDFLLLVLVGALVAVPLAWLGVGRWLENFAFRTHIEPLVFVGAGLVVLLIATFTVSFRAIKAAQTDPVRALRHE, translated from the coding sequence ATGCTCAAGAACCTCCTCCTCACCGGCTTCCGCAACCTCTGGAAGCAGAAGCTCTATACCCTCATCAACCTGCTGGGCCTGGCCACGGGCATCGCGTGCTTCGTGCTCATCGGGCTGTACGTGCAGTACCAGCGCAGCTTCGATCGCTTCGTGCCGCACACTGAGCGCGTGTACCGCGTGGTGGGCGAGATCGAGATGGAGGGCCAGGGCGAGCACAGCAGCAGCATGGTCTTCGGCTTGGGTCCCACGCTGCTGGGCGACCACCCCGAGCTGATCGAACGCCAGTGCCGCTGGTTCGATTTCCAGGATCCGCAGCACACGCTGAAGGTAGGTGATAGTCTCAGCACCGACAAGATGTTCACCGAGAGCGGACTCTACCTCGTGGACAGTACCGTGTTCGACATGTTCAACTATCCGCTCATCAAAGGCGATCCTAATACGGCGCTCACCAAGCCCGGCAGCATCGTGCTTTCGCAGGAGTTGGCGAAGAAGTACTTCGGCGACGCCGACCCCATGGGCCAGTTGATGAAGTGGGACAACGCGATGGACGTTCAGGTGACGGGCATCCTTGGCGAGATCCCGCGCAATTCGCACATCCAGTTCGAGGGACTGGTCTCGTTCTACACCATCACGCAATTCTGGCGGAACATCGAGAAGAACAACTGGGTGTGGAACCCTTGTTGGACCTACGTGCGGCTGAAGGAGGGCATCACCAAAGCCGAGGTGGACCGCGTGTTCCCCGACTTCATCCAGAAGTACTACCCCGACTTCCTCAAGAACCAGATCGGCCACGAGCTACAGCCGCTTGCCGACATCCACCTAACCAGCAAGCTCGATTTCGAGATGCACCAGAACGGCGACAAGGGCAGCGTGAACATCCTGTGGGCGATCGGCTTCTTCATCATCGTGCTCGCGGGCGTGAACTTCATGAACCTCGCCACGGCGCGCAGTGCGTACCGCGCACGGGAAGTGGGTGTGCGCAAGGCGGCGGGCGCGGCGCGTGGTCAGCTGATCACGCAGTTCCTGCTGGAGAGCGTGCTGATGAGTTTGATCGCGGCGTTGCTCGCGCTGTTGCTGATCAAGCTGCTGATGCCCGCGTTCAATTCGCTGGCAGGCGAAACCATTCCCCTGCCCTCGATGCTTGTGCCCGGAGTCCTTGGCATTGCGGTGCTGCTCGGTCTGCTCAGCGGCATCTACCCGGCCTTCTTCCTCAGCAATTTCCAACCGGCGGTGGTGCTGAAGGGCAACAGCGGCGGCACCTCACGCGGGCAGGCCTTGCGCAAAGCATTGGTGGTGGTGCAGTTCGCCATCGCGCTGGTGCTCATCATCGGTACCGTCTTCGTGAAGCGCCAGCACGACCACCTGCGCAGCGTCGACCTCGGCTTCAACAAGGAGCAGGTGATCCTGATCCCCGTGCGCGCGCCCATGAGCGACGTGTACCTCGCCGTGTTCCCCGAGCTGAAGAAGATCAGCGGCGTGAAGGCCGTGAGCTGGGCCAACGACATCATCGGCAAGAAGCACAACACGCACGAGTTCAACTGGGGCACCATGGAACAGGGCAAGTGGACCTACCTGCCCTGCCTCTACGTGAACCCCGAATTCCAACAGGCCATGGACATCGAACTCCTGGCCGGCCGCTGGTTCTCGCGCGAGTTCCCCGGCGATGATTCGCTCAGCGTGATCGTCAACGAGACCTTCGCCAAACAGCTGCACCCTGACGATCCCACCAAGTCCATCGGTGATCGCATGGACACGCCGCACGGCGAGGAGCGCATCATCGCCGTCACAAAGGACTTCGCGTTCGATCCGCTCTTCAAAGCCGTGCAACCCTTCGTGTTCGACATGACCACCGACATCGGCCAGTGGCTGCGCTACATCTACATCCGCACCGAAGGCGGGGATCCCACCCCGGTGATCGAAGCCGCGCGCAAGGAGTGGAACAGCCGCACCACCAACTTCCCCTTCGAGTACCAGTTCCTCGATGATCAGCTCAACATGCAGTACGAAGCGCAAGGCCGCCTCGCCTCACTCGTCGGCATCTTCTCCTTGCTCGCGGTCTTCATCGCCTGCCTCGGCCTCTTCGCGCTCGCCAGTTGGACCGCCGAGAAACGCACGCGTGAGATCGGCATCCGGAAAGTCATGGGTGCGGACACGCTGCGTATCACCTGGGTGGTCACCCGCGATTTCCTGCTGCTGGTGCTCGTGGGCGCCCTCGTGGCCGTGCCCCTCGCGTGGCTCGGTGTAGGCCGCTGGCTGGAGAACTTCGCGTTCCGCACGCACATCGAGCCGCTGGTGTTCGTGGGCGCGGGACTGGTCGTGCTGCTCATCGCTACGTTCACGGTGAGCTTCCGGGCGATCAAGGCAGCGCAGACCGATCCTGTTCGGGCGTTGCGGCATGAGTAG
- a CDS encoding rhodanese-like domain-containing protein, whose product MYFRLAFLITALGCAFALHAQSKYDGDNTRYRTISLEELPAALAKSPEALLLDVRTPGEFSDTSHWTSLNIGHLKGAANIDDREVGRRLSELPDRNRPIYLYCSHSQRSRRVGNLLADSGYTNVINVNGGMSRYWNEQDRLPMMDGLIEQSVGYGIVNPNRLCEWTAQQPAFFLDVRPDSLFEDVRRPEWMNAFGSITGSTRIPGERLSEAKDRIPSDRPIVVVANETVDETLAALELQKLGFRDVHILFEGLESLIDLSAERCPCKDRIWKSDAPYSTIGLDQLDSSAILAGTMVVIDIRPTDEYDGIAKTGWANLGHFRIARHLPAAEMKDRMGSLGIAKETPLVLVGRTMEEDLFSAARTLTDLGYTQVKILSSGIWGIRWEAHNLPGMATWDTWVIPNAKANPQGK is encoded by the coding sequence TTGTATTTCCGCCTTGCCTTCTTGATCACCGCGCTTGGTTGCGCATTCGCCCTGCATGCCCAATCGAAATACGACGGTGACAACACCCGCTATCGCACCATCTCGCTTGAGGAGCTTCCGGCGGCGCTGGCGAAGTCACCCGAGGCGCTATTGCTCGACGTGCGCACGCCGGGAGAGTTCAGCGATACATCGCATTGGACCAGCTTGAACATCGGCCACTTGAAAGGCGCGGCGAACATCGATGACCGCGAGGTGGGCAGGCGCTTGAGCGAGTTGCCCGATCGGAACCGCCCGATCTACCTGTATTGCTCGCACAGCCAGCGCAGCCGCCGTGTGGGCAACTTGCTTGCGGACAGTGGCTACACCAATGTGATCAACGTGAACGGCGGCATGAGCCGGTACTGGAACGAGCAGGATCGCCTGCCCATGATGGACGGGCTGATCGAGCAGTCAGTGGGTTATGGTATCGTGAACCCGAACCGGCTTTGTGAATGGACAGCACAACAGCCTGCCTTCTTTCTGGACGTGCGACCGGATTCGCTCTTCGAGGATGTCCGGCGACCGGAGTGGATGAACGCCTTCGGCTCGATCACTGGCAGCACGCGCATCCCGGGGGAGCGTTTGAGCGAAGCCAAAGACCGGATCCCGAGCGATCGCCCTATCGTGGTGGTGGCGAACGAAACAGTGGACGAGACCTTGGCCGCGCTGGAGTTGCAGAAGCTCGGCTTCAGGGACGTTCACATCCTCTTCGAGGGATTGGAGAGCCTGATCGACCTCTCAGCGGAGCGCTGCCCGTGCAAGGACAGGATCTGGAAGAGCGACGCACCCTATTCAACGATTGGCTTGGATCAGCTGGACAGCAGCGCGATCCTTGCAGGCACGATGGTCGTGATCGACATCCGGCCGACGGATGAATACGATGGCATCGCGAAGACGGGTTGGGCGAACCTGGGCCACTTCCGGATCGCGAGGCATCTGCCAGCTGCGGAAATGAAGGACCGGATGGGGTCGTTGGGGATCGCGAAGGAGACGCCGCTGGTGCTGGTGGGCCGAACGATGGAGGAAGACCTGTTCTCGGCGGCTCGCACGCTCACTGATCTGGGTTACACACAGGTGAAGATCCTCAGTAGTGGCATTTGGGGCATCCGATGGGAAGCGCATAACCTGCCGGGAATGGCAACTTGGGACACGTGGGTGATCCCTAACGCCAAGGCGAATCCTCAAGGTAAATGA
- a CDS encoding ankyrin repeat domain-containing protein: MNPAKPAQLAPELVKEFVRVGHNSLPEVQRMLKEHPGLLNASWDVGGGDFETALEGAGHVGDREIAEYLIGQGARANIFVLTMLGQTAIVKGLLALNPQQLRSKGPHGLTLLHHATRGGEPAKELLEHIQGLGLTDMKLPMP; this comes from the coding sequence ATGAACCCCGCCAAGCCCGCGCAGCTCGCTCCAGAGCTGGTGAAAGAGTTCGTGCGGGTGGGACACAACAGCCTGCCGGAGGTGCAGCGTATGTTGAAGGAACATCCCGGCTTGCTCAACGCGAGTTGGGATGTGGGCGGTGGCGACTTCGAGACGGCACTGGAAGGCGCTGGCCATGTCGGCGACCGCGAGATCGCGGAGTACCTGATCGGCCAAGGTGCGCGCGCCAACATCTTCGTGCTCACCATGCTCGGGCAAACGGCGATCGTGAAAGGGCTGCTCGCGCTCAATCCGCAACAGCTTCGCTCCAAGGGCCCGCACGGGCTCACGCTGCTGCATCACGCGACACGTGGCGGCGAGCCGGCGAAGGAGTTGCTGGAGCACATCCAAGGTCTCGGGCTCACTGACATGAAGCTCCCGATGCCTTGA
- a CDS encoding SBBP repeat-containing protein: MRILSALLLLTSTAVTAQTPQHLWSTSMPNVPNVGWEAGFSGMTVTDDYNVYAYALSNPGQPQQTFFVHDRLVSNPSLVRFDSIGQVAWTRPVSGWGQHMDSEGSNAIYVAGFFNGTQDFDGNPLTAQGTDAFLARYDAQGNMVWVRQMGGPGEESTWGVSVDGLGNIHVAGDFSGASITLGGTTLNATHDSATGYLATYDPSGNLQWAVRAGGSDEPQVFTMTSSYTAKIHSDQSGNSYVFGRFSGTGDFGGVSLSTVGPDDLFLARFEPNGTCAWAKRFGDVSDRSFVGSVGTNGSGVFVHGAHDTTLEIDGTNLITSVGTDCFLAYFNAAGSLQWAQGLAPSSVGTDVGTPGDMAITTNGNAWVDFNYDCATPCAVGPFDLVNGGLGNDAIALFNTSGTCLALDSLMGGSGPSRLFLQPNDELTLLGGSLIGWGIITVDYEPGIVTGGDPAGSGLAAIAHYNNQRNPKWYRTATVHRGASDAVSNVILNVDGTMIHAGQFEGSLVVCDDTLLAYTSARAAYLGKRDASGDCAWTLMLKSRNALSPDPETGINNLTGVAIAPNGDVLASGSFSDTTGFGAIDRVSQGGIDAFVARFDTNGQCIWSSSAGGSGADAFSKVRIAINGDVIVTGSFSGAATIGINSHTSLGNTDGILVRYGANGNVLWTRQLGGPNADAGRDLGLDASGNIYVLGEFRATASFDGFTLTGTGGLTADIFLAKYDGTGVFQWAKAFTGAGYKVSPGLLVLPDGSTIITGSFTQEVDFGSTTLSGANFNYRMFLAAFDPLGNDQWVQQFQTTGSSNGYALAHRPGGDIVLAGTFSGSITFGGTILNSTGASDMLVAAFDPSGLPLWAVNGTHPSSTMISSATAISADWNTVLVGGNFGSSLYSFVEYEAGIVTLDPNDGTSTHAAINTNDAVLVKFGIPQSTSIAEEESPELIIAPNPVHDLLRVSCPIGGGDVSMHVLDMSGRVLKTALVNTSGNAMLSVAELAPGSYLVRSSAGRVARFVKQ; the protein is encoded by the coding sequence ATGCGAATCCTCTCCGCCCTCCTGCTCCTTACTTCCACCGCCGTTACCGCCCAAACGCCCCAGCACCTCTGGAGCACGAGCATGCCCAACGTGCCCAATGTGGGCTGGGAGGCAGGCTTTAGCGGCATGACCGTGACCGACGACTACAACGTGTACGCCTACGCATTGAGCAATCCCGGACAGCCGCAGCAGACCTTCTTCGTTCACGACCGCCTGGTGAGCAACCCCAGCCTGGTGCGTTTCGACAGCATCGGGCAAGTGGCCTGGACACGGCCCGTGAGCGGTTGGGGACAACACATGGACAGCGAGGGAAGCAATGCCATCTACGTGGCTGGCTTCTTCAACGGCACGCAGGATTTCGATGGCAACCCGCTCACAGCGCAGGGCACCGATGCCTTCCTGGCACGCTACGATGCGCAGGGCAACATGGTGTGGGTGCGGCAGATGGGCGGGCCGGGCGAAGAGAGCACTTGGGGCGTAAGCGTCGATGGCCTCGGCAACATCCATGTGGCCGGCGACTTCAGCGGGGCCAGCATCACCTTGGGCGGCACCACCCTCAACGCCACGCACGACAGCGCCACCGGTTACCTGGCCACCTACGACCCCAGCGGCAACCTGCAATGGGCCGTGCGCGCGGGTGGTTCGGACGAACCTCAAGTATTCACCATGACTTCTAGCTATACCGCTAAGATCCATAGCGACCAGAGCGGGAACAGCTATGTCTTCGGGCGCTTCAGCGGCACCGGTGACTTCGGCGGCGTGTCGCTCAGTACGGTCGGACCCGACGACCTGTTCCTCGCGCGTTTCGAGCCGAACGGGACCTGTGCCTGGGCCAAGCGATTCGGCGACGTATCGGACCGCTCCTTCGTGGGAAGCGTGGGCACGAACGGTAGCGGCGTCTTCGTGCATGGAGCGCATGATACTACGTTGGAGATCGACGGGACCAATCTCATCACCAGCGTAGGCACGGATTGTTTCCTCGCGTACTTCAATGCGGCCGGTTCGCTGCAGTGGGCGCAAGGGCTGGCTCCAAGCTCTGTGGGAACTGACGTTGGGACGCCGGGAGACATGGCCATAACCACGAACGGCAACGCATGGGTGGATTTCAACTACGACTGTGCCACACCTTGCGCCGTTGGCCCATTCGATCTGGTCAATGGTGGACTCGGCAACGATGCCATCGCCTTGTTCAACACGAGTGGGACATGCCTTGCCCTTGATTCGTTGATGGGAGGCAGCGGTCCGTCACGACTCTTCCTGCAGCCGAACGACGAACTCACTCTATTGGGCGGCAGCCTCATTGGCTGGGGAATTATCACCGTGGATTATGAACCAGGAATAGTGACCGGTGGAGATCCTGCCGGCAGCGGCCTGGCAGCGATCGCGCACTACAACAACCAACGCAACCCGAAATGGTACCGCACGGCCACGGTGCATCGTGGCGCAAGTGATGCTGTTTCGAACGTGATCCTGAACGTCGACGGGACCATGATCCATGCCGGGCAGTTCGAAGGAAGCCTCGTGGTCTGCGATGACACGTTACTCGCGTACACCAGCGCTCGCGCGGCCTACCTGGGCAAGCGCGATGCGAGCGGGGATTGCGCGTGGACCTTGATGCTGAAGAGCCGCAACGCATTGAGCCCCGATCCGGAAACGGGGATCAACAACCTGACCGGCGTTGCGATAGCCCCGAACGGCGATGTGCTGGCAAGCGGTTCCTTTTCCGACACAACCGGGTTCGGTGCGATCGATCGCGTGAGCCAGGGCGGCATCGATGCATTCGTAGCCCGGTTCGACACCAACGGACAATGCATCTGGTCGAGTAGTGCGGGTGGATCGGGTGCCGACGCGTTCAGCAAAGTGCGAATAGCCATCAATGGCGACGTCATTGTTACCGGTTCCTTCAGCGGCGCAGCGACGATCGGCATTAACTCGCACACAAGTCTTGGCAACACGGATGGCATATTGGTACGATACGGTGCAAACGGCAACGTTCTTTGGACGCGGCAATTGGGCGGACCGAACGCCGATGCCGGTCGCGACCTGGGCCTGGACGCATCAGGCAACATCTATGTGCTGGGTGAGTTCCGCGCCACCGCTTCGTTCGATGGCTTCACCTTGACGGGCACTGGCGGCCTCACAGCGGACATCTTCCTCGCCAAGTATGACGGGACCGGCGTTTTCCAATGGGCAAAGGCCTTCACCGGGGCTGGGTACAAAGTCAGTCCCGGCCTGCTGGTGCTGCCTGACGGTTCCACCATCATCACGGGATCATTCACCCAGGAGGTGGACTTTGGATCGACCACACTGAGCGGGGCCAACTTCAATTATCGCATGTTCCTCGCTGCCTTCGATCCGCTCGGCAACGACCAATGGGTCCAGCAATTCCAAACCACAGGAAGCAGCAATGGTTATGCGTTGGCCCATCGCCCGGGGGGCGATATCGTCCTGGCGGGCACCTTCAGCGGCAGCATCACATTCGGGGGCACAATCCTTAATAGCACTGGGGCCTCGGATATGCTGGTGGCCGCATTCGACCCTTCGGGGTTGCCATTATGGGCGGTGAACGGTACGCACCCGAGCAGCACCATGATCAGTTCAGCCACAGCGATCAGTGCGGATTGGAACACGGTGCTAGTGGGCGGGAACTTCGGGTCGAGCCTGTACTCATTCGTTGAGTACGAGGCGGGCATCGTTACGCTCGACCCGAATGACGGCACCAGTACGCATGCTGCGATCAACACGAACGACGCCGTCCTGGTGAAGTTCGGCATCCCTCAAAGCACCTCCATAGCCGAAGAGGAAAGTCCCGAGCTCATCATCGCACCCAATCCGGTCCATGACCTTCTCAGGGTCTCTTGTCCGATCGGTGGTGGCGATGTTTCGATGCATGTGCTGGACATGAGCGGGCGCGTGCTCAAGACCGCGCTCGTCAACACGAGCGGAAACGCGATGCTCAGCGTTGCTGAACTCGCACCGGGCAGCTACCTCGTGCGTTCCTCAGCCGGTCGGGTGGCGCGCTTCGTGAAGCAGTAA
- a CDS encoding amidohydrolase family protein: MRFLVLPAVVAALACCRPSGIALELDAPDLVIRHVNLVDVLGGRVVPDQLIAIKDGRFTAVMADEASWQPGPEVRVIDGTGKYAMPGLWDMHVHVCWSDTNATLLLPALLRHGITGVRDMGGDLGIAKAFKQRVQADPRLGPDIMACGPILDGDPPVFLDFTLPLNSSSDIAAVIDSLVANGADFIKVYSLLDGPEFQRIADHCTARGIPFAGHLSEFVDPERAIRSGQRSVEHLNRLDELWNADPARLDSIASLLEMNAAWSCPTLVVYDRKARAHEPSLRDTTLDALVPGLRGEWRQWLSGRTERYSSARARDSLHQAFERQLALVKHMHERGVPLLAGSDLCGQAFVYPGIGLHEELELLVGAGLATAEVLRSATIRPAEFFGTQTENGSIATGKHADLLLLTGDPLQSIKNTRAIKTVVHRGAVIDLP, from the coding sequence ATGCGATTCCTGGTTCTTCCCGCGGTGGTCGCAGCATTGGCTTGCTGCAGGCCAAGCGGTATCGCACTTGAACTGGACGCGCCAGACCTGGTGATCCGTCACGTCAACTTGGTGGATGTTCTGGGTGGTCGCGTGGTACCTGATCAACTCATCGCGATCAAGGATGGCCGCTTCACAGCGGTAATGGCTGACGAAGCTTCCTGGCAGCCCGGTCCGGAGGTGCGCGTGATCGATGGTACCGGCAAGTACGCCATGCCCGGCCTGTGGGACATGCATGTGCATGTGTGCTGGAGCGACACGAACGCCACACTTCTACTGCCGGCCCTCTTGCGGCATGGCATCACCGGCGTGCGCGACATGGGCGGAGACCTAGGAATAGCCAAGGCCTTCAAGCAACGCGTGCAAGCCGATCCCCGGCTTGGTCCGGACATCATGGCTTGCGGCCCCATCCTGGATGGAGATCCACCGGTGTTCCTTGACTTCACGCTGCCGCTGAACAGCTCCTCGGATATCGCAGCCGTGATCGACAGCCTTGTTGCCAACGGCGCGGACTTCATCAAAGTGTACTCACTGCTCGACGGCCCGGAATTCCAGCGCATAGCCGATCACTGCACGGCACGAGGCATACCCTTCGCCGGCCATCTCTCCGAGTTCGTTGATCCTGAGCGTGCCATTCGTTCCGGCCAGCGCAGCGTGGAGCACCTGAACCGGCTTGATGAGTTATGGAATGCCGATCCCGCGCGTTTGGACAGCATCGCGTCGCTCTTGGAAATGAACGCGGCCTGGTCGTGTCCGACATTGGTCGTATACGACCGCAAGGCTCGCGCCCATGAGCCCTCTTTGCGCGACACCACACTCGACGCTCTCGTTCCCGGGTTGCGAGGTGAATGGCGACAATGGCTCAGCGGTCGGACCGAGCGATATTCTTCCGCGCGAGCGAGGGACAGCCTGCATCAAGCCTTCGAGCGACAACTGGCACTGGTGAAGCACATGCACGAGCGAGGAGTTCCCTTGCTGGCCGGAAGTGATCTATGCGGACAGGCGTTCGTTTACCCCGGCATCGGCCTTCATGAGGAACTGGAGCTATTGGTGGGCGCGGGCCTGGCGACCGCAGAGGTCTTACGCTCGGCAACGATCAGGCCAGCGGAATTCTTCGGAACGCAAACGGAGAACGGCTCGATAGCTACCGGCAAGCATGCCGACCTGTTGCTCTTGACCGGCGATCCGCTGCAATCGATCAAGAACACCCGAGCGATCAAGACCGTGGTCCATCGTGGGGCCGTGATCGACCTGCCCTGA
- a CDS encoding PD40 domain-containing protein produces MAMIGTRLVAPIGPFVALMALGQSGEIAWFSRPDSFPDIHLMQLGDAPTTRRLTHSADTEYGYAWSPDGRLLAFNHYVKDSLRMEVLDIAKDSVIHSGPWHLRVASWAPDGSSLLMVAKDSLKKDQVYRMAWPGGEMEPLTHDRYASSSPRFSPDGTHMVYLRIFPARDTAVHQADGELMIMDLRTREETRLEGTARFDGLADWSPDGAWIAYHSCDRAGCHLRMIRPDGTDDHVLVDDGFDNRWPAWSPDGQWIAYTSVRPRSTELVLVRPDGTGIRPLTDNDGRDEAGAWRPMHPRKQ; encoded by the coding sequence ATGGCGATGATCGGAACGCGACTGGTCGCACCCATCGGTCCGTTCGTGGCCCTGATGGCGCTCGGTCAATCCGGTGAGATCGCCTGGTTCAGCAGGCCCGACAGCTTTCCGGATATTCACCTGATGCAATTGGGCGATGCTCCGACGACGCGGCGGCTCACGCACAGCGCCGACACTGAATACGGTTACGCGTGGTCGCCCGACGGCCGCTTGCTCGCCTTCAACCACTACGTGAAGGACAGCCTGCGCATGGAGGTGCTCGACATCGCGAAGGACAGCGTGATCCATTCTGGTCCGTGGCACCTCCGCGTGGCGAGCTGGGCACCCGATGGTTCCTCCTTGCTCATGGTGGCCAAGGACTCCTTGAAGAAGGACCAGGTGTACCGCATGGCGTGGCCCGGAGGCGAGATGGAGCCGCTCACGCACGATCGCTATGCGTCCTCTTCGCCGCGCTTTTCGCCGGATGGCACGCACATGGTGTACCTGCGCATCTTCCCGGCCCGTGACACCGCAGTGCATCAGGCGGATGGCGAGCTGATGATCATGGACCTGCGCACGCGTGAGGAGACACGGCTGGAAGGAACGGCCCGCTTCGACGGACTGGCCGACTGGTCGCCGGACGGGGCGTGGATCGCATACCACAGCTGCGACCGCGCCGGTTGTCACCTGCGGATGATCCGACCTGATGGCACCGACGACCACGTGCTGGTCGATGATGGCTTCGACAACCGATGGCCGGCCTGGTCGCCGGATGGCCAATGGATCGCGTACACGAGCGTTCGGCCTCGCAGCACGGAGCTGGTCCTGGTGCGGCCCGATGGAACGGGCATACGCCCCCTCACCGATAATGACGGTCGCGATGAAGCTGGGGCGTGGCGGCCGATGCATCCTCGGAAACAATGA